The genomic DNA GGTCGCCCACACCTTCACCGCCTCGGCCGAGGCGGTCGCCCATGCCGGCGCCCGGCCGCGGTTCGTCGACGTCGACGAGGCCACCGGGGGCATGGACCCCAAGGCCCTCGCCGGCGCCGTCGAGGGCGCGGCCGCGGTCCTGCCCGTCCACCTGTACGGCCTGCCCGTCGACCTGCCCGCGATCCAGGCCGTGGCTGCCGACGCCGGCGTGCCCCTGGTCGAGGACGCCGCCCAGGCCCACGGGGCGACCGTGACCATGGCCGGCGGCCAGGTGCGCCGGGCCGGGTCGGTGGGGCGGCTGGCCGCGTTCAGCTTCTACCCGGGCAAGAACCTCGGCGCCTTCGGCGACGCCGGCGCGGTCACCACCGACGACGACGAGCTGGCCGACCGGGTGGCCCGGCTCCGCGACCACGGCCGGATCTCCAAGTACGAGCACGCCGAGGTCGGCTGGGGCGAGCGCCTGGACGCGCTCCAGGCGGCCGTGCTCGCGGTCAAGCTGGAGCGGCTGGAGGCCGGCAACGCCGCCCGCGAGCGGCTGGCCCGCCGCTACGACGAGGCGCTGGCCGGGGTCGGCGACCTGGTGCCGCCGGCCCGGGTCGAGGGCCGGCGAAGCGCCCGGCACCTCCACGTGGTCCGGACCCGGCACCGCGACGAGCTGCTGGCCGCCTGCCGGGCCGCCGGGATCGGGGCCGGGGTCCACTACCCCGTCCCCCTCCACCTGCAGCCGGCCTGGCGCCACCTCGGCCTCGCC from Actinomycetota bacterium includes the following:
- a CDS encoding DegT/DnrJ/EryC1/StrS family aminotransferase, which encodes MPEPVPLVDVRAAYLAQRAELDAAVARVVGSGGFILGPEVAAFEAAFAGFCGVRRAVGVASGTAAIHLALAALGVGPGDEVVTVAHTFTASAEAVAHAGARPRFVDVDEATGGMDPKALAGAVEGAAAVLPVHLYGLPVDLPAIQAVAADAGVPLVEDAAQAHGATVTMAGGQVRRAGSVGRLAAFSFYPGKNLGAFGDAGAVTTDDDELADRVARLRDHGRISKYEHAEVGWGERLDALQAAVLAVKLERLEAGNAARERLARRYDEALAGVGDLVPPARVEGRRSARHLHVVRTRHRDELLAACRAAGIGAGVHYPVPLHLQPAWRHLGLARGDLPATEAWADECLSLPLYPELTEAQQDRVVEVVRGFFAAR